A window of Coturnix japonica isolate 7356 chromosome 2, Coturnix japonica 2.1, whole genome shotgun sequence contains these coding sequences:
- the NRBP2 gene encoding nuclear receptor-binding protein 2 isoform X4 — MPGIQSTFLAMDTEEGVEVVWNELLFTDKKAFKAHEEKIKTMFEQLVLVDHPNIVKLHKYWLDVKDSKARVIFITEYVSSGSLKQFLKKTKKNHKAMNARAWKRWCTQILSALSFLHSCEPPIIHGNLTSDTIFIQHNGLIKIGSVWHRVFANALPDDLRSPIRIEREELRNLHFFPPEYGQKADGTAVDIFSFGMCALEMAVLEIQTNGDTRVSEEAIMRARHSLDDPNMREFILSCLTLNPDKRPTANSLLFHRVLFEVHSLKLLAAHCFINNQYLMPENVVEEKIKELDLNMVMAEIRREGRPGAQWRYSEVSFLELDKFLEDVRNGIYPLMNFAVSRPHALPRALSQPPEDPQKAKTPTPEPFDVETRKVVQMQCNMELNEDKTQWHLTLLLILEDKLHRQLSYDLLPTDNSKDLATELVHYGFIHEDDCEKLANFLENAFHKHRSPPL; from the exons ATGCCGGGCATCCAGAGCACCTTCCTTGCCATGGACACGGAGGAAGGTGTAGAGGTGGTGTGGAATGAGCTGCTCTTCACTGACAAGAAGGCCTTCAAAGCACATGAG GAGAAGATCAAGACCATGTTtgagcagctggtgctggtggaTCACCCCAACATCGTGAAGCTCCATAAATACTGGCTGGATGTGAAGGACTCAAAGGCACGG gtcaTTTTCATCACAGAATATGTCTCTTCGGGGAGCCTGAAACAGTTcctgaagaaaaccaagaaaaaccaCAAGGCCATGAATGCCAGG GCCTGGAAGCGCTGGTGCACGCAGATCCTGTCCGCTCTCAG CTTCCTCCACTCCTGTGAGCCCCCCATCATCCACGGCAACCTGACCAGTGACACCATCTTCATCCAGCACAACGGGCTCATCAAGATCGGCTCCG TGTGGCACCGCGTGTTTGCAAACG CCCTTCCAGATGACCTGCGGAGCCCCATCCGCATCGAGAGGGAGGAGCTGCGcaatctgcatttctttccccCGGAGTACGGCC AGAAGGCTGATGGAACCGCTGTGGACATCTTCTCCTTTGGGATGTGTGCATTGGAG ATGGCAGTGCTGGAGATCCAGACCAACGGTGACACGCGGGTCTCGGAGGAGGCCATCATGCGGGCACGGCATTCGCTGGATGACCCCAACATGAGG GAGTTCATTCTGTCCTGCCTGACCCTCAACCCTGACAAGCGGCCGACGGCCAACAGCCTCCTGTTCCACCGCGTGCTCTTCGAGGTCCATTCCCTTAAGCTGCTGGCAGCGCATTGCTTCATCAACAACCAGT ATCTGATGCCGGAGAACGTGGTGGAGGAGAAGATAAAGGAGCTGGACCTGAACATGGTGATGGCAGAGATCCGGCGTGAGGGTCGGCCCGGAGCTCAATGGAG GTACTCAGAGGTCTCGTTCCTTGAGCTCGATAAGTTCTTAGAAGATGTCAG GAATGGGATTTACCCGCTGATGAACTTCGCTGTTTCCAGACCCCACGCCCTCCCACGGGCTCTTTCTCAGCCCCCAGAGGACCCTCAGAAAGCCAAAACCCCAACGCCGGAGCCCTTTGATGTGGAGACCAGGAAG GTGGTGCAGATGCAATGCAACATGGAGCTGAATGAGGACAAGACTCAGTGGCAT ctcaCGCTCCTGCTGATCCTGGAGGACAAGCTGCACCGACAGCTGAGCTATGACTTGCTGCCCA ctgaTAACTCCAAGGACCTCGCCACAGAGCTGGTGCACTACGGCTTCATCCACGAG GATGACTGCGAGAAGCTGGCGAACTTCCTGGAAAACGCCTTCCACAAGCACCGCTCTCCTCCCCTGTGA
- the NRBP2 gene encoding nuclear receptor-binding protein 2 isoform X2, with protein MAVPEPDARLAHEKEEESEEESEILEESPCGRWQKRREQVNQGNMPGIQSTFLAMDTEEGVEVVWNELLFTDKKAFKAHEEKIKTMFEQLVLVDHPNIVKLHKYWLDVKDSKVIFITEYVSSGSLKQFLKKTKKNHKAMNARAWKRWCTQILSALSFLHSCEPPIIHGNLTSDTIFIQHNGLIKIGSVWHRVFANALPDDLRSPIRIEREELRNLHFFPPEYGQKADGTAVDIFSFGMCALEMAVLEIQTNGDTRVSEEAIMRARHSLDDPNMREFILSCLTLNPDKRPTANSLLFHRVLFEVHSLKLLAAHCFINNQYLMPENVVEEKIKELDLNMVMAEIRREGRPGAQWRYSEVSFLELDKFLEDVRNGIYPLMNFAVSRPHALPRALSQPPEDPQKAKTPTPEPFDVETRKVVQMQCNMELNEDKTQWHLTLLLILEDKLHRQLSYDLLPTDNSKDLATELVHYGFIHEDDCEKLANFLENAFHKHRSPPL; from the exons ATGGCGGTGCCGGAGCCCGACGCGCGTTTGGCGCatgagaaggaggaggagagcgaGGAGGAGAGCGAGATCCTGGAGGAGAGTCCGTGCGGGAGGTGGCAGAAGCGCCGCGAGCAG GTGAACCAGGGGAACATGCCGGGCATCCAGAGCACCTTCCTTGCCATGGACACGGAGGAAGGTGTAGAGGTGGTGTGGAATGAGCTGCTCTTCACTGACAAGAAGGCCTTCAAAGCACATGAG GAGAAGATCAAGACCATGTTtgagcagctggtgctggtggaTCACCCCAACATCGTGAAGCTCCATAAATACTGGCTGGATGTGAAGGACTCAAAG gtcaTTTTCATCACAGAATATGTCTCTTCGGGGAGCCTGAAACAGTTcctgaagaaaaccaagaaaaaccaCAAGGCCATGAATGCCAGG GCCTGGAAGCGCTGGTGCACGCAGATCCTGTCCGCTCTCAG CTTCCTCCACTCCTGTGAGCCCCCCATCATCCACGGCAACCTGACCAGTGACACCATCTTCATCCAGCACAACGGGCTCATCAAGATCGGCTCCG TGTGGCACCGCGTGTTTGCAAACG CCCTTCCAGATGACCTGCGGAGCCCCATCCGCATCGAGAGGGAGGAGCTGCGcaatctgcatttctttccccCGGAGTACGGCC AGAAGGCTGATGGAACCGCTGTGGACATCTTCTCCTTTGGGATGTGTGCATTGGAG ATGGCAGTGCTGGAGATCCAGACCAACGGTGACACGCGGGTCTCGGAGGAGGCCATCATGCGGGCACGGCATTCGCTGGATGACCCCAACATGAGG GAGTTCATTCTGTCCTGCCTGACCCTCAACCCTGACAAGCGGCCGACGGCCAACAGCCTCCTGTTCCACCGCGTGCTCTTCGAGGTCCATTCCCTTAAGCTGCTGGCAGCGCATTGCTTCATCAACAACCAGT ATCTGATGCCGGAGAACGTGGTGGAGGAGAAGATAAAGGAGCTGGACCTGAACATGGTGATGGCAGAGATCCGGCGTGAGGGTCGGCCCGGAGCTCAATGGAG GTACTCAGAGGTCTCGTTCCTTGAGCTCGATAAGTTCTTAGAAGATGTCAG GAATGGGATTTACCCGCTGATGAACTTCGCTGTTTCCAGACCCCACGCCCTCCCACGGGCTCTTTCTCAGCCCCCAGAGGACCCTCAGAAAGCCAAAACCCCAACGCCGGAGCCCTTTGATGTGGAGACCAGGAAG GTGGTGCAGATGCAATGCAACATGGAGCTGAATGAGGACAAGACTCAGTGGCAT ctcaCGCTCCTGCTGATCCTGGAGGACAAGCTGCACCGACAGCTGAGCTATGACTTGCTGCCCA ctgaTAACTCCAAGGACCTCGCCACAGAGCTGGTGCACTACGGCTTCATCCACGAG GATGACTGCGAGAAGCTGGCGAACTTCCTGGAAAACGCCTTCCACAAGCACCGCTCTCCTCCCCTGTGA
- the NRBP2 gene encoding nuclear receptor-binding protein 2 isoform X3, producing the protein MAVPEPDARLAHEKEEESEEESEILEESPCGRWQKRREQVNQGNMPGIQSTFLAMDTEEGVEVVWNELLFTDKKAFKAHEEKIKTMFEQLVLVDHPNIVKLHKYWLDVKDSKARVIFITEYVSSGSLKQFLKKTKKNHKAMNARAWKRWCTQILSALSFLHSCEPPIIHGNLTSDTIFIQHNGLIKIGSVWHRVFANALPDDLRSPIRIEREELRNLHFFPPEYGQKADGTAVDIFSFGMCALEMAVLEIQTNGDTRVSEEAIMRARHSLDDPNMREFILSCLTLNPDKRPTANSLLFHRVLFEVHSLKLLAAHCFINNQYLMPENVVEEKIKELDLNMVMAEIRREGRPGAQWRNGIYPLMNFAVSRPHALPRALSQPPEDPQKAKTPTPEPFDVETRKVVQMQCNMELNEDKTQWHLTLLLILEDKLHRQLSYDLLPTDNSKDLATELVHYGFIHEDDCEKLANFLENAFHKHRSPPL; encoded by the exons ATGGCGGTGCCGGAGCCCGACGCGCGTTTGGCGCatgagaaggaggaggagagcgaGGAGGAGAGCGAGATCCTGGAGGAGAGTCCGTGCGGGAGGTGGCAGAAGCGCCGCGAGCAG GTGAACCAGGGGAACATGCCGGGCATCCAGAGCACCTTCCTTGCCATGGACACGGAGGAAGGTGTAGAGGTGGTGTGGAATGAGCTGCTCTTCACTGACAAGAAGGCCTTCAAAGCACATGAG GAGAAGATCAAGACCATGTTtgagcagctggtgctggtggaTCACCCCAACATCGTGAAGCTCCATAAATACTGGCTGGATGTGAAGGACTCAAAGGCACGG gtcaTTTTCATCACAGAATATGTCTCTTCGGGGAGCCTGAAACAGTTcctgaagaaaaccaagaaaaaccaCAAGGCCATGAATGCCAGG GCCTGGAAGCGCTGGTGCACGCAGATCCTGTCCGCTCTCAG CTTCCTCCACTCCTGTGAGCCCCCCATCATCCACGGCAACCTGACCAGTGACACCATCTTCATCCAGCACAACGGGCTCATCAAGATCGGCTCCG TGTGGCACCGCGTGTTTGCAAACG CCCTTCCAGATGACCTGCGGAGCCCCATCCGCATCGAGAGGGAGGAGCTGCGcaatctgcatttctttccccCGGAGTACGGCC AGAAGGCTGATGGAACCGCTGTGGACATCTTCTCCTTTGGGATGTGTGCATTGGAG ATGGCAGTGCTGGAGATCCAGACCAACGGTGACACGCGGGTCTCGGAGGAGGCCATCATGCGGGCACGGCATTCGCTGGATGACCCCAACATGAGG GAGTTCATTCTGTCCTGCCTGACCCTCAACCCTGACAAGCGGCCGACGGCCAACAGCCTCCTGTTCCACCGCGTGCTCTTCGAGGTCCATTCCCTTAAGCTGCTGGCAGCGCATTGCTTCATCAACAACCAGT ATCTGATGCCGGAGAACGTGGTGGAGGAGAAGATAAAGGAGCTGGACCTGAACATGGTGATGGCAGAGATCCGGCGTGAGGGTCGGCCCGGAGCTCAATGGAG GAATGGGATTTACCCGCTGATGAACTTCGCTGTTTCCAGACCCCACGCCCTCCCACGGGCTCTTTCTCAGCCCCCAGAGGACCCTCAGAAAGCCAAAACCCCAACGCCGGAGCCCTTTGATGTGGAGACCAGGAAG GTGGTGCAGATGCAATGCAACATGGAGCTGAATGAGGACAAGACTCAGTGGCAT ctcaCGCTCCTGCTGATCCTGGAGGACAAGCTGCACCGACAGCTGAGCTATGACTTGCTGCCCA ctgaTAACTCCAAGGACCTCGCCACAGAGCTGGTGCACTACGGCTTCATCCACGAG GATGACTGCGAGAAGCTGGCGAACTTCCTGGAAAACGCCTTCCACAAGCACCGCTCTCCTCCCCTGTGA
- the NRBP2 gene encoding nuclear receptor-binding protein 2 isoform X1 — MAVPEPDARLAHEKEEESEEESEILEESPCGRWQKRREQVNQGNMPGIQSTFLAMDTEEGVEVVWNELLFTDKKAFKAHEEKIKTMFEQLVLVDHPNIVKLHKYWLDVKDSKARVIFITEYVSSGSLKQFLKKTKKNHKAMNARAWKRWCTQILSALSFLHSCEPPIIHGNLTSDTIFIQHNGLIKIGSVWHRVFANALPDDLRSPIRIEREELRNLHFFPPEYGQKADGTAVDIFSFGMCALEMAVLEIQTNGDTRVSEEAIMRARHSLDDPNMREFILSCLTLNPDKRPTANSLLFHRVLFEVHSLKLLAAHCFINNQYLMPENVVEEKIKELDLNMVMAEIRREGRPGAQWRYSEVSFLELDKFLEDVRNGIYPLMNFAVSRPHALPRALSQPPEDPQKAKTPTPEPFDVETRKVVQMQCNMELNEDKTQWHLTLLLILEDKLHRQLSYDLLPTDNSKDLATELVHYGFIHEDDCEKLANFLENAFHKHRSPPL; from the exons ATGGCGGTGCCGGAGCCCGACGCGCGTTTGGCGCatgagaaggaggaggagagcgaGGAGGAGAGCGAGATCCTGGAGGAGAGTCCGTGCGGGAGGTGGCAGAAGCGCCGCGAGCAG GTGAACCAGGGGAACATGCCGGGCATCCAGAGCACCTTCCTTGCCATGGACACGGAGGAAGGTGTAGAGGTGGTGTGGAATGAGCTGCTCTTCACTGACAAGAAGGCCTTCAAAGCACATGAG GAGAAGATCAAGACCATGTTtgagcagctggtgctggtggaTCACCCCAACATCGTGAAGCTCCATAAATACTGGCTGGATGTGAAGGACTCAAAGGCACGG gtcaTTTTCATCACAGAATATGTCTCTTCGGGGAGCCTGAAACAGTTcctgaagaaaaccaagaaaaaccaCAAGGCCATGAATGCCAGG GCCTGGAAGCGCTGGTGCACGCAGATCCTGTCCGCTCTCAG CTTCCTCCACTCCTGTGAGCCCCCCATCATCCACGGCAACCTGACCAGTGACACCATCTTCATCCAGCACAACGGGCTCATCAAGATCGGCTCCG TGTGGCACCGCGTGTTTGCAAACG CCCTTCCAGATGACCTGCGGAGCCCCATCCGCATCGAGAGGGAGGAGCTGCGcaatctgcatttctttccccCGGAGTACGGCC AGAAGGCTGATGGAACCGCTGTGGACATCTTCTCCTTTGGGATGTGTGCATTGGAG ATGGCAGTGCTGGAGATCCAGACCAACGGTGACACGCGGGTCTCGGAGGAGGCCATCATGCGGGCACGGCATTCGCTGGATGACCCCAACATGAGG GAGTTCATTCTGTCCTGCCTGACCCTCAACCCTGACAAGCGGCCGACGGCCAACAGCCTCCTGTTCCACCGCGTGCTCTTCGAGGTCCATTCCCTTAAGCTGCTGGCAGCGCATTGCTTCATCAACAACCAGT ATCTGATGCCGGAGAACGTGGTGGAGGAGAAGATAAAGGAGCTGGACCTGAACATGGTGATGGCAGAGATCCGGCGTGAGGGTCGGCCCGGAGCTCAATGGAG GTACTCAGAGGTCTCGTTCCTTGAGCTCGATAAGTTCTTAGAAGATGTCAG GAATGGGATTTACCCGCTGATGAACTTCGCTGTTTCCAGACCCCACGCCCTCCCACGGGCTCTTTCTCAGCCCCCAGAGGACCCTCAGAAAGCCAAAACCCCAACGCCGGAGCCCTTTGATGTGGAGACCAGGAAG GTGGTGCAGATGCAATGCAACATGGAGCTGAATGAGGACAAGACTCAGTGGCAT ctcaCGCTCCTGCTGATCCTGGAGGACAAGCTGCACCGACAGCTGAGCTATGACTTGCTGCCCA ctgaTAACTCCAAGGACCTCGCCACAGAGCTGGTGCACTACGGCTTCATCCACGAG GATGACTGCGAGAAGCTGGCGAACTTCCTGGAAAACGCCTTCCACAAGCACCGCTCTCCTCCCCTGTGA